The stretch of DNA TCCTCTTTATCCGTATAGCCTGATACGGTTCCTATCGTTCCATTTACAAAACCAACATCAAAATTATTTCGAACAAACATAACTTTAGCTCCAATTTTAAGCTCTAAGATTTCATCCGCCAATACTGATTTTTTCAAGACCTCAACTAACGCAGGATTACCAGCTACTTTTGCCTCAAAAACCTTTGCTGAACTATCGATATTATGCAATTGGCCCTTGTTGATTCGATCCACATCCATATTATGTGTATACAAGCGTGTTTGTGAATCGATTTCATCCGGAAAATATTCAATTCTCGATTCTAATAATTGAAGCGTACGATCTGAAATCATTCCAGAACGAATTTCATTCAAAATATCATTTAAGGCATTATTGGTTTGACGATATTGTTCCGTTAAATAACAAATATGTACTTTGGATTGTACCCATGCATCCGACATAAAGCAAAATTTATCTCGCGACTCTTCCCATTCCTCTCCAATGGGTGGTAGCTGGAAAAAATCTCCAGAAAATACCACTTGGACTCCACCAAATGGTTCGTCGTTTTGCTTGAAAAATTTAAGTACATAATCTACAGCATCCAACTGATTTCGATGCAACATGGAAATCTCATCGATAATTAAGACTTTTACTTTATCCATCTTATCACGGAAATATTTCTTATCCCGCAGTGAGGCTAAATAACGATCAGAGACGTAATCTTTTATTCCAATACCCGCCCAAGAATGTATGGTTTGCCCATTCATATGCGTTGCTGCAATTCCTGTAGAAGCGGTGATTGCCACGGGAACACCATGCTGTTTCAGATACTTGATGTATTGATTTAAAACATACGTTTTACCAGCACCTGCAGAACCTGTTAAAAAGACATTTCGACCAGATTTTAAAATGGCTAAAGCTTTTGATTGTTGCATAATTTCTATTGGAATTTATTGGAAAGTAGATTAAAATGCGAAGATAAGGAAAAGTAAAGATTAAGAATAGAATTTTGTAAATTAGCCTTAAACCTATTGCATATGATATTTATCGGCGGAATTACAGAAAAGGCTAAGAAAATTGCTGAAGGCTATTTTCAATGTCCAATTTGTCAGCAACAAAGACAATATATTCATCGTGAATATAGAAATTATGTTTCCTTATTTTTCATACCGATTATCCCAATTAATAAAACGGGAGAAGATGTGACTTGTGCTTATTGTAAAACTGCAATGCCTACACATGTATTAAAATAAAAAAAGCCGAATAAGCATTACACTTATCCGACTTTCTTAAACTATTTAATCTACTATTTCAATATAATCTTGGTAGAACCCTCTTGAATTTCTCCAATTACGGCACTTCCATCAATAATATTCAATACTTTTTCAGCGTCAGCTTGGTCTACAATTACAACCATTCCAACACCCATGTTAAATGTTCCGAACATCTCATCTTCTGCGATGTTTCCTCTCTTCGCTAACTCTTGCATTACCGTCGGAACGTTGATTTTATTTTTTTCGATAACAGCACATAAACCATCGTTGATGATACGAGGTACATTTTCATATAAACCTCCTCCTGTAATGTGAGCAATACCTGTCATTTCAATTCCAGCATCTTTTACTTTAAAGATATCGTTTTGGTATAATTTAGTCGGAACTAATAAAGTTTCGAATAACGGTTTACCTTCAAATTCTTCGTTGAAATCTGGGAAAATTTTACGTACCAATGAAAAACCATTTGAATGGAATCCACTTGATGGTAAAGCAATAATTACTTGTCCTGCTTTGATTTTAGAACCATCGATGATTTCATCACGTTCTACAACTCCAACACAGAATCCAGCAACATCGTAATCTCCTACTTGGTACATTCCTGGCATTTCAGCCGTTTCACCACCAATTAAAGCTGTTCCTGTTTCTTTACAAGCAGCAGCAAT from Faecalibacter sp. LW9 encodes:
- a CDS encoding AAA family ATPase, whose product is MQQSKALAILKSGRNVFLTGSAGAGKTYVLNQYIKYLKQHGVPVAITASTGIAATHMNGQTIHSWAGIGIKDYVSDRYLASLRDKKYFRDKMDKVKVLIIDEISMLHRNQLDAVDYVLKFFKQNDEPFGGVQVVFSGDFFQLPPIGEEWEESRDKFCFMSDAWVQSKVHICYLTEQYRQTNNALNDILNEIRSGMISDRTLQLLESRIEYFPDEIDSQTRLYTHNMDVDRINKGQLHNIDSSAKVFEAKVAGNPALVEVLKKSVLADEILELKIGAKVMFVRNNFDVGFVNGTIGTVSGYTDKEEPIIKSLDGEFFIAKPETWAIEDEGGKALASFTQVPLRLAWAITIHKSQGMTLDSAFIDLSKAFEKGQGYVALSRLRDLNSLTLHGLNQTALEIDALAMKADRRFQELSQLIDEKLDEKELQDSWASFIRYSGGTLDKKQIAKNIEKNKTKEKGQKKSTVEITLEYVREGLTLDEIAEKRGLTSSAIVDHIGKIKAIEPDLDYSKYKPSDTIIAKVRLALSEIEFEENKMLKPIYDFLGGDVSYEDIKKALLFID
- the purM gene encoding phosphoribosylformylglycinamidine cyclo-ligase; its protein translation is MSNTYKQAGVDKEEGYQTVSKIKKAVSETHNANVLNGIGSFGAFYQLGGYKNPVLVSGTDGVGTKLRVALDSKIYDTVGIDCFAMCANDILCHGAKPLFFLDYLACGKLDSDIAAEIVGGIAAACKETGTALIGGETAEMPGMYQVGDYDVAGFCVGVVERDEIIDGSKIKAGQVIIALPSSGFHSNGFSLVRKIFPDFNEEFEGKPLFETLLVPTKLYQNDIFKVKDAGIEMTGIAHITGGGLYENVPRIINDGLCAVIEKNKINVPTVMQELAKRGNIAEDEMFGTFNMGVGMVVIVDQADAEKVLNIIDGSAVIGEIQEGSTKIILK
- a CDS encoding zinc-ribbon domain-containing protein; the protein is MIFIGGITEKAKKIAEGYFQCPICQQQRQYIHREYRNYVSLFFIPIIPINKTGEDVTCAYCKTAMPTHVLK